The Leptospira selangorensis sequence TGGACGCTCAGTACACTCTGGACGAATCCTTCCAAAAATTCGATTGGGGCCATACCGCTTATACAATGGCAGTCAATTGTGCTTCTTCTTGGGAGGTCAAAAAACTGGCTTTGACCCACCATGAACCCGCCTATTCGGATGAAATTTTAGCTATCATCTTAGATGACGCCAGAACCCATGCTGAAAATCTTGGAACCAAGGACCTATCCATTGTACTGGCTAGAGAAGGAATGAAATTCAAACTCGTATGAATCTATTTAGCGAAGGAATTCACAGAGCTACAAAAACACTTTTGGTCTTAGCCTTACTGGGCGGTCTGTTTTTTGGATACATTATCGCAGAAGTGGATGAGGGAGGGGAGCTTGCGATCCTTGCTTCTTACCAACCAACCACTCCAACTCGTTTATACGATATCAATGGTGTAGTGTATGCAGAGTTGTATCGCCATAAACAGCAACTTCTAAAATACCAAGACATTCCTCCACATGTGGTCCAAGCATTCCTCTCCGTAGAGGATAATAACTTTTTTAATCACTTCGGGATAGATTTCTCCGCAATCCTTCGCGCGGCAGCAGTCAATGTGATCTCGGGTAGGATCAAACAGGGTGGATCCACTCTTACCCAACAGCTTGCAAAAACGGTTTTGAATAATAGGAAAAAGTCCTTTATCCGTAAATTCGTAGAAGCTCTGTTTACTCTTCAGATAGAACAGGAATATTCTAAAGAAGAAATATTAGAAATTTATTTTAACTTAATATACTTAGGCCATGGAACAACAGGTCTTGCTTCTGCGGCAGATGTGTATTTCCATAAGGACGTTTCGGACTTGGATGTGGCAGAAGCTGCACTTCTTGCAAGACTTCCTAAGGCACCCGTAGATTATTCTCCTTATAAAAATCCGGCTGCTTCTAAAAGAGCTCATATAGAAGTTCTGAAACTTATGGCATCCCAAGGATTTGTTCCTGCAGACAAGGTCCAAACCATCCATGACGAATTTTGGGAAAAATATTGGCCGATCGTAATCACTCAGTCCCCTTCTCAATCTACCTGGGGAACTAAGCTGAATAGGGCCCCCCATTTTACTGAATTCGTAAGACAGAGATTATTAAAGGAATTGGGAGAAGATAGGATCTACAGTGGTGGTCTTAAAATTTATACCACTCTGGATATTCGCAAACAGGAGATCGCTCAGGACGAACTTCGTAAGGCTCTCAAAAAACACGATGATCTTGTTTCTGGTGTTACCGTGAATTATGCAGGTGGTGCGGACAGAGGTCTTGTCGGACTTTATAATTTTATAGGCTCTTTATTTCCTGTGGCTCCTACTTTCGTAAGCCGTTTAGATGATAAGGCAAACTTCAGAGTTGCACTCGAAAAAGAACTCATCGATTCCGCCGACGTTCTTAGTTTACTTCTTCCTGCGGATAATGAATCCGCTGCATTCACTGAATTCCAAAAAAGATCTGCGGTATTCGGCAAAAACCTTCACGTAGAAGGCGCCGCTATCACAATAGATCATACCAACGGCTATATAGAAACAATGGTCGGAGGTTATGAATTCACTCCTAAAAACCAATTCAATAGAGCGGTCCAGGCAAGAAGGCAGACTGGATCTTCTTTCAAACCTTTCGTATATGGGGCAGCGATCTCTGAACGTATCGTAGGTTCCGGAACAGGGATCATGGATGCACCTTTGACCACCTTAACCGAAGAAGGAGAAGGTTGGTCTCCGCAGGATTTCGATGGGGATTTCCAAGGGATGGTCCCTCTTTCCAGAGCACTTTCCATGTCATTGAACATCGTTTCTGTGCAGGTGTTTCTACGCACAGGTGCAGATGCGGTCATAGATTTTGCTTCTCGCTTAACAAAAGCTGATAAGAGCAGATTTATGCCTAGCCCTGCTCTCGCGTTGGGAATTGCTGAACTTTCTCCATATGAAATGGCCGTTGGCT is a genomic window containing:
- a CDS encoding penicillin-binding protein 1A; the protein is MNLFSEGIHRATKTLLVLALLGGLFFGYIIAEVDEGGELAILASYQPTTPTRLYDINGVVYAELYRHKQQLLKYQDIPPHVVQAFLSVEDNNFFNHFGIDFSAILRAAAVNVISGRIKQGGSTLTQQLAKTVLNNRKKSFIRKFVEALFTLQIEQEYSKEEILEIYFNLIYLGHGTTGLASAADVYFHKDVSDLDVAEAALLARLPKAPVDYSPYKNPAASKRAHIEVLKLMASQGFVPADKVQTIHDEFWEKYWPIVITQSPSQSTWGTKLNRAPHFTEFVRQRLLKELGEDRIYSGGLKIYTTLDIRKQEIAQDELRKALKKHDDLVSGVTVNYAGGADRGLVGLYNFIGSLFPVAPTFVSRLDDKANFRVALEKELIDSADVLSLLLPADNESAAFTEFQKRSAVFGKNLHVEGAAITIDHTNGYIETMVGGYEFTPKNQFNRAVQARRQTGSSFKPFVYGAAISERIVGSGTGIMDAPLTTLTEEGEGWSPQDFDGDFQGMVPLSRALSMSLNIVSVQVFLRTGADAVIDFASRLTKADKSRFMPSPALALGIAELSPYEMAVGYSIIANKGRNVIPLSVRYVIDQSGNVIYNEELKVREELDKEAEDGSIQIISEGTAYILRKMLTMVAMGGTAANGLHSADQGNYKGIAAGKTGSTSSFTNAWYCGFDPKLTTVIWLGFDKSSISLGRGQAAGVLAVPIWGKMYRRFYNGENYPTFEDEHGLDPQPEEVQSGGTCAYNGLSPKPGVCPVTQNLTLKPITVAGVTKSVQANRQCDGDRDHHKSIDFREFLQLEYQISDEEIGKTERKFKPQAD